The DNA segment GAAGACACTGATTACTCAAAAGCTGTTTATGATGATATTGGCATAGAATTGGCACAAGCCCTTCAAAAAAATGAAAATCTTAAGAATTGGGAATGGGTAATTCCAGAAGAAACCGTACGTGCGACAGTTCTTGGAGCTGGAACACAGACGACAAATATTAGCGGAGCGACTATACAAGTGGATAGTAAAGAACTTCCCCAAAAAAATCTCCCAGTATTTGAGATTTCATTTGAAAATCAAATAGAAATTGGTCTAGGGAAATTACAAAGTAGCATGAACCTGGCTATTAGTATGTATGACCCTGGTCGCGAAGGTCAAAATTTTGTTCTTTATTTAAAAGATTTCCCGTATTTGAATTTCAAGGATATCCAAGAGATTGCTAAGGGATTGTTACAAAGCAGACTGTTGAAACCCAAGCCGGAACAGCCATTAATTATAGTCTTACAGAGCGATCATGCAAAAGTGCTAGGACAAACACTCCAGGCACAAGAAGCAAGTCAAAGTATTTTATGTGTAGATCAAGTGGACGTCGAACATGGCGACTACATGGATATTGGCAGGATTCTTCAGTCCGGGGTGGTGCCTGTAGTCATCAAAACACTGACTTTCCATTCATAAGTAAGGAAATAAAAAAACCGAGGAAAAGAGTGTGTCCGATGAAACTAAGCGGCCGAATAAAAGATCAACATTTTCAATTTTCATCCGTAACTGAGCTGTTAGCTAAAGCAAGTGAAGAAAAATCGGGTGACCGCATGTCAAAAGTGGCCGCCGAATCTTCTCTAGAACGTGTTGCAGCAAAATGGATTTTGAGTGAACTAACGTTAAAGGATATCTATGAAAATCCGGTCATTCCATATGAAAAAGATGAGGTGACACGTGTTATCTACGATCAAATTAATAATCATATATACAATGAAATTGCTCATTGGACAGTCAGCTATTTGAGAGAATACATTTTAGATCACAGCACGACGTCTTCCGCCTTGAAGAGAATCAGCCGCGGATTAACAAGTGAAATGATTGCAGCTGTTGCAAAATTAATGTCAAGCATTGACCTGGTCATGGCTTCACAAAAAATTCGCTATCAGGCACATTGCAATACAACCATTGGGGAACCGGGCAGACTCGCATTCAGATGCCAACCCAATCATCCGACGGACAAATCAGAAGGGATTTTGGCGTCGTTAAAAGAGGGGCTTTCATATGGATCAGGAGATGCGGTCATCGGGATTAATCCAAATAATGATTCAGTGGAATCAGTGTCGCGTCTATTAACAATCTCTCATGAATTCATACAAAAATGGGGAATTCCTACACAAAATTGTGTTCTTGCTCATATTACTACCCAGCTCCAGGCTCTTAAGAAGGGAGCTCCGATGGCTTTAATGTTTCAAAGTTTGGCAGGAACGGAGAAAGCCAATCGTGATTTTGGAGTCAACAAAGAATTATTGGATGAAGCTTCTTATTATATGATGAAAATGGGTACCTCTAGCGGACCGAATGTGATGTATTTTGAAACAGGACAAGGGTCAGAAGTCTCACTTGATGCCGATCATGGAGTAGATATGCAAACACTAGAATCACGAACATACGGATACGCACGTCATTGGAATCCTTTTATGGTGAATAATGTTTCTGGTTTCATTGGTCCTGAAACTCTATTTGATGGTCGTCAGATGATACGAGCAGATCTTGAGGATTTATTTATGGGTAAATTGAATGGACTTCCAATGGGGATCGCGCCAACCTACACAAACCATATGGAATCTGATCAAAATGACCAAGAAATTGCAGGAATGTTGACAGCTTTAGCTGGAGCAAATTTTTATATGGGTGTACCAGGTGGAGATGATGTCATGCTTAGTTATCAGGACACTAGTTTTCATGATGATGCTAGTTTACGAGAAATGCTTGGATTCAGACCGCTGCGTGAATTTGAAATTTGGCTTGAAACGATGGGAATTATGGAAAATGGACGTTTAACCCCTAAGGCAGGAGACTTATCTATTTTTAATTAACAAAAAGGAGGGGCGATATGGATATTGAACAAATTGTTAGAGAAGTAGTGGAACAAATAAGAAAAAAGAAAAATGTACCCCAAGAAATCATACTTGATGTTCCTCTGCTTGAAGAAGGATTAGTATATTCGAGAGAAAAAGTGGTTGGTGTAAAAGAACCCACTGATAGCGCTACAATTGCTGAAGCACAGAAAATAACACCAGCACGTATTGGCATAGGGCGAGCAGGAACACGAATGCGAACAAAAAGTTATCTAGATTTTCAGTTGGACCATGCTGCTGCTCAGGATGCAGTGAAAAAAGAAGTTTCAGAACAATTTTTAGAGAAATTAGCTATACCTATTTTGAAAACAAAAGCACAATCATTAAGTGAGTATTTAATGAACCTCGACTCTGGTAGAGTGCTGTGTGACGAGTCTGTTCACTGGCTACAACAGCATAGTGAGAAAGGAAAGCAGGTACAAATTATTATTTCAGATGGTTTGAGCACAACAGGAATTGAAGAAAATGTCCCCAATCTTTTGTCAGCGCTCGAACAAGGGTTAAAAATGAAAAATATTTCAATGGAAAAACCTATTTTTATTAAAAGGAGCCGAGTCTGGGTGCAGGATCATGTGGCTTCTATAGTCAACTGTGACCTTGTCATTTCTCTGATTGGTGAGCGACCAGGATTGGCTACTTCTAAAAGTGTGAGTGCCTACTTAATTTACAAACCAACGAAAGATTCCGTTGAAGCCGATCGGACAGTTATTTCAAATATTCACAAGGGTGGTGTTCAACCGTTAGAAGCAGGCGCCTACTTGTCGGACATGATTGCTGATATACTGATTAAAAAAGTAAGCGGAGTAAAATATACCCAAACTAAGGAATAATACTCTTCATATTATTGCTCAAATTCCGACTAATACAATGATATTTGACAATTTGAACGAGTAAATGAATTAAGAGATTTGGAACTTAAATAATCAGGTTAATGAGCGGTGGCCAAGAACACCGCTCATTTCTTTTTCAGCAGTCAACCCTGCGTCGGGTGCGTGTCCTTCGCTTCCCCTTCAACCTGCCGATTCCTTTGAAAAGAATTTTTATTATTGAAATAATAGACTATACTACTACGAACAATAGTGGCCGAAGGTACAATTTCGGCCGCTACCTGCATTTATTAAAAATTAATTTTTATTTTCTGTGATTCGATGATTTTCTCTTCGTCTTTATCAAACACATCACTTGTCGTTATTTCAATCCATTCAAGATCATTTGAAGACTCTACAATAAACCCTATATTCCCTTTTTTTGTTTCATTGCCTTCTATTTCCCCGTTTAAATCTTCAAGATAAATATCATTTTCCCAATTAAATTTTTCCCCTG comes from the Paenisporosarcina antarctica genome and includes:
- a CDS encoding ethanolamine ammonia-lyase subunit EutB; translation: MKLSGRIKDQHFQFSSVTELLAKASEEKSGDRMSKVAAESSLERVAAKWILSELTLKDIYENPVIPYEKDEVTRVIYDQINNHIYNEIAHWTVSYLREYILDHSTTSSALKRISRGLTSEMIAAVAKLMSSIDLVMASQKIRYQAHCNTTIGEPGRLAFRCQPNHPTDKSEGILASLKEGLSYGSGDAVIGINPNNDSVESVSRLLTISHEFIQKWGIPTQNCVLAHITTQLQALKKGAPMALMFQSLAGTEKANRDFGVNKELLDEASYYMMKMGTSSGPNVMYFETGQGSEVSLDADHGVDMQTLESRTYGYARHWNPFMVNNVSGFIGPETLFDGRQMIRADLEDLFMGKLNGLPMGIAPTYTNHMESDQNDQEIAGMLTALAGANFYMGVPGGDDVMLSYQDTSFHDDASLREMLGFRPLREFEIWLETMGIMENGRLTPKAGDLSIFN
- the eutC gene encoding ethanolamine ammonia-lyase subunit EutC yields the protein MDIEQIVREVVEQIRKKKNVPQEIILDVPLLEEGLVYSREKVVGVKEPTDSATIAEAQKITPARIGIGRAGTRMRTKSYLDFQLDHAAAQDAVKKEVSEQFLEKLAIPILKTKAQSLSEYLMNLDSGRVLCDESVHWLQQHSEKGKQVQIIISDGLSTTGIEENVPNLLSALEQGLKMKNISMEKPIFIKRSRVWVQDHVASIVNCDLVISLIGERPGLATSKSVSAYLIYKPTKDSVEADRTVISNIHKGGVQPLEAGAYLSDMIADILIKKVSGVKYTQTKE